Part of the Fibrobacter sp. genome, TCGCACTTGGCAAAGAATTCCGGAGTAAGCTTTTCCATCTTTTCCGGCATCTTCTTTGCCATGATACGGCGGATGTTATCAGCACCACCCAGGGAATAGCCACCCAAGATCTGGGCAAGTTTCATCACCTGTTCCTGGTACACAATCACACCGTATGTTTCGCCAAGAACCTCTTCCAAATCCGGATGGTAGCAGTCAATTTCTTCCTTACCCTGCTTACGGGCAATAAAGTGAGGAATCTGGTCAATAGGACCAGGGCGGTACAGGGCGTTCATAGCGATCAAGTCGCCAATTCGGTTCGGCTTCAGGTCGCGAAGGTACTTCTGCATACCCGGAGATTCAAACTGGAACACCGTGGTGGTCATGCCCTTACTGAGCAAGCCGAAGGTTTCCTTGTCATCTAGGGGAATATGGCTCATGTCCACTTCGATGCCACGGTTCTTTTTTACCATGTTCACCGTGTCCTGAATGATGGACAAGTTGATGAGCCCAAGGAAGTCCATCTTCAGAAGGCCAATGTCTTCTGCATAGTGCTTATCGTACATCACCACCGGTGTATCTTCCGGAGCGGCACGATAAAGAGGAGCCAGGTTGTAAATGGGCGTCGGGGTAATCACCACACCGCAGGCATGCACGCCTGTCTGGCGGGGCAGATCTTCCAAGGTAAGGGCCACATCCCACAGGTTCTGGTAGGAAGCCCTACTTGCAATCATTGCCTGCAAAGGTTCAGGGCTATAGCCATCTTCAAGGTTGTTTCCCTTCTTGTCCTTACCGGTCCAGGCCTGCTTCAAGCTGAAGTTTAGCGTACGCTGAGGGAACAGCTTGGTAATCATCTTGGCTTCCTGAGGAGGCAGGCCAAGCACACGGGCAACGTCGGTAATCACAGCCTTAGACTTGAGCATACCGTAGGTAATAATCTGGCCTACGCATTCCTTACCGTACTTCTGGGTCACATAGTCAATCACACGGCCGCGGTCTCTATCCGCAAAGTCCGTATCGATATCAGGCATGGACACACGTTCGGGATTCAAGAATCGTTCGAAGAGCAAGTCAAACTTAAGGGGGTCAATGTCCGTAATACCGATAATGTAGGTAACAAGAGAACCGGCAGCGGAACCACGTCCCGGGCCCACAGGAATACCATTGTTACGTGCCCAGTTAATGAAGTCCCACACAATGAGCAGGTAACCGGCCACGTTCATGTTACGGATACAGTTCAGTTCCTTGTACATGCGCTTGCCCACATCGGTCTCATGCTCCGGGAACTTAAAGTTCTCTTCGGGGAAGCGCCACTTCAAGAAGTCGTTGCAAAGATGGATAATGTATATATCCGAATCAGAGCCCGGTTTGCACCAACGATGGACCGCCTTGTTCCAAGCCTTCTGATCATCTTCCGTAAAGAATTCAGGCTGAGATAAGCGATCAATTTCTTTTTTATCGTCATCAGTCAGAGCGTCTGGTTCAATAGCCTTTTCAGCGCAGTACTGTTCCTGGACTTTCTTCTTTTTATCCTTGATGACGCCAGGCAATTCACGTTCACGGACTACGGGATATTCAGCCTCGTATTCCGCCTTCATGATAGCCTTAATACTCTGGTATTCCTCACCAGCAAGGAATTCATCAGGAATCTTGAATCGCGGCCAGAATTCATCGCCGATACCCGTCTTGACGGTATAGCTACAACGTTCGGCAATCTTTACGGTATTTTCGATGGCTCCAGGAATATGGCCAAACAGTTCCCGCATTTCCGCTTCGGTTCTAAAGTAGAACTGATCCGTAGGGAAACGCTTGTCCGTGAAATTATTCAAGGTTTCCTTAATAGCGATGCAACGAAGGATCTTATGGGACTGAGCGTCGGACTTCTTGATGTAATGAACATCCGCTGTAGCCACAATTTCACGGCCCAGCTCGTTAGCCAGCTGAACCGTAAACTGGTTTACCAGCTTTTGGGGAGGGAATCCATTATCACAGACGGAGAAGTACAGATGGTCGTGGTCAAAAATCTTGTCCAGTTGTTCTATGTACTCGCGGGCAACAGAATTACGCCCTGCAGCAACGCTCTGACCATACTTACTGAAGAAATCGCCTGCAATGGCAATGATGCCTTCCTTGAATTCAGCCACACGTTCCAGGGGAACTGAAGGAATTTCAGCCCAGCGATCCCCATCTTCGTAGCGGTAACTTACAATACGAAGCAGGTTGTAATAGCCCTTTTCGTTTTCCACCAGCAAAGTCAGACGTTCAAAGGTCATGGGGTCCTTATTGGACGCGCTGGAGGTATCCACATAGATGTGGCATCCATATACAGACTTAATGGGAGGAAGCCCCTTCTCCTTACGTTTCTTGTTCAGGCCCTGGCAACGGGTCTGGAATTCCAAAATGCCAAACATGGCGCCATGGTCTGTCAGGGCGATTGCAGGACATTCATTTTCAGCTGCAGCTGCTAAAATATCATCTAGACGGGCAGAAGCCTGCAAAACAGAGAATTCGGAATGAGTCTGTAAGTGAACAAAAGCCATATGCCTAATATAAAAAATGGCCTTCCCTCTTAGGAAGACCTTCTAACTTTTAAAAGGAGCTTGCGAGACATCCAAAAAACGATCATTCTTTTAAAGCATAATCAGTCAACAACTTACAAACTTTAGCATTGACATTGCCAAATTTCTTTCGGTACTGTTTGCGAATTTTCAATTCCCTAGGAAGCATGAAAATTGCCTGCATCCATGCCTTGGCAAGAGCCTGACAGATCGCAACCTTGGACAGTTTCTTGCCATCGCCAGACTGGCCGGGAACGCCCTTGGCCATGGCAAGGTATCGAACAAAAGCCCGGAACGGAAGCTTGAAAACTTCCGTCATAGGAAGTAAGCGAATGGCACCACGGAGTCGATTGCGTTCTGAGTAGAAAAGCTTTAGAGGAGAATAGCGCACCGTGGTCATGGAGCGTTCATGGAACACCTTGGCCTCCGGGCAGAAAACCGTCTTGTAGCCGGCCAGGTTGTGACGGAAGTACCATTCGGTTTCTTCAAAGAACAAGAAGAAACTTGCGTCCATCTTTCCTGCTGCGGCTGCGGCTTCCTTGCGGAAACTCATAACAGCGCCGTAACATCCAAAGACGTCCTTTTCGCGGGCATCCGCTTCAGAAATATCCTGACCACTGGCCTCGTTCTTTGCAAAAAGATCCTTGCCCAGCAGCACGCCGACAGCGTTGACCACACCGCTCTTTTCCATCACAAGGCTAGCCACAGAACCTGCATCAGGATGTCGAGCAAAGCAGGCCAACAAGTTCTCGGCCCAGCTAGGATGGAATTCCAAGTCCATGTTACAAAGGACCTGGATGTCAGCATCCATGTTCTCCATCAGCTTATTGCAGGCGCCAGCATAACCCAGGTTCTTATCGCTCTTGACAACCTTACATTGAAGACCACTCTTCTTAAGAATCTCGATAGAATCATCCTTGGAGGCGTTATCCAGCACGAAAACACGCACAGCCGTCGTCTGCATCAAAAGACTGCGGACACAAGCGGTGAGTTCCTCGCCACCGTTATAATTGATAATACCTACATCAACATTCATCAAAAACCTCTTAAGCAAAAAGCGAAGCCCCAAGGGCTTCGCCTAAATATACATTTTCACAAATGCTTATTTGCGGATTCCGTAATAGCGGATGTAATCAATGTAGCCCACAAAGTTGCGATCATGATATGCCTGGTTCATGGCATCATAACCAATACCGAGGCCGTAGCCCAGCTGGCCAACATCACCACCGCAAGATGCATCGACAGTCTGCTTACCATTCTGGTAAACCTGAATCTTACCTTTGGAGCGAATCACACGGATTTCAGTCCATTCGTTCAACGACAAGGCTTCACCAGCAAAGACCTGCCATTGGGTACCATGGAAATCTTCATCACGGAGATGCACACGAAGGACACCGTCATCTACACGAACCATCCAGCCGTCACCGAAACGTCCAGGAGGCTCAGCCACAATAATGTTCTGAATCGTGCCGTATGCCGTAGGCTTAACGCGGGCATCCACCACAAATTCATTACGCTTAAAGGTGCTGGTCAAGTACACCGGCATGCCGTTGCTGCCGTTCAAGGCAAAGGAACCATCTTCAATGTCGCTTGCAGAAAGGTACTTAAAGGAATTGTTGCCCATCTTGTCCAGGCCCGGGAATGCAGGATCATTGTATTCCCAATCAGCCAGCAGAACATAGGGCGAGGTTTCTGCAACAGAACCACCGCTCAGCTTGTCCGTAGTACCAAAACGGATATAGTCGATATCGCCATCGAAATAACGGGTGTTGTAAGCCTGCTGCATGGCGTCATAGCCGATGCCCCAGTCGTAACGCATCTGGGTCACGTCGCCCTTGTAGACAGAAGCAACAGTCAACTCGCCATTCTGGAACAGCTTAAGGCTGTCGCCCAGGCGTTCAAAGCGAATCTCGTTCCATTCATTGAGGATCAGATCCTTTCCTGAAAAGATCTTCCAATCATCGCCATTGGTAGCAGCGTCTCGCATGTGAACGCGAAGAGTACCTTCGTCAACGCGAAGCATCCATCCATCAACGCCGCGTCCAGGAGGCTCGGCCACAATGATATTCTGCATGGTGGCGAACTTGGTAGGCTTTACGCGGGCTTCGATAACAAAGGAATTAATCTTCAAATCGTCAGAAAGCTTTACGGTCAAACCAGACTTTCCATCAAAGTGAGCAACGTCATCGCTCACAGTGACAGAGCCCGTACCTGCAAGAGCCGTGTGGTCGTTGCCGGTAAAGTCCTTGCCTACAGAAGTTGCGTCATTAAATTCCCACGTGGCAATCCAAGTGGTTACAGCGGGTTCTTCTGCAGAGCCTTCCTCGGTAATCGGAGCCTGAACCAAAGGAGGCAATTCTTCTTCGATTTCAGAAGGCGTCTCAACGATCTCGACTTCGCGGACCTTTTCAAAGCGAACAAACATGACGCGGCCCGGAGTATTTTCAGTCACGGCAGTAGGATCAAAGCCGATGGTAAAGCTACCTTCCAGAGACTTGATTTCACTGCTAGAAATAACTGCAGCAACAATTTGGCCGTCGATGTACAGAACCGTCAGAGAGTCTACGCGTTCGGCGCGAACCGTCACCAGTTCATTCAACTTCAAAACTTCATCTGTTTCCAGCTTATACCAGTCACCCGCCGTAGAGGCGTCGCGCCAGGCAAAGAAAGGCTTGCCGTTTTCGACGCGGAGCGCCCAGGCATCCTGATTGCCATCGACGCCTGCAGAAGCCAAGGTGATGTAGCCCGAGGAGCTTTCCACAACCACGTCAGCTTCAACGGCAAAGCTGTTTTCGATAAAACTTTCATCTACTGCGACAGACAGGGTATCGCCCTTGGTGGAATCAATAGCCCAGGCATGTTCTACATCTCTTGTGTATAGAGACAAGCGGGAACGAGCCTGCTTTGCATTCACCTGCACAGGGGCTGCGCCAGGCAAAACAACTTCAGCATCATCGGTCAAGTCACCATCGATTTCAGATGGATTCTGAACCTCGCTCAGATTTTTTTCATCAGCTGAGGTACTGGAACTGTCAGAACAGCCAAAGACAGCTGCCAAAGCAGCAGCCCCCAATAGGCTTGCCGAAAGTTTTGCAATTTTGTTCATGGAAACCTCGTAACCGGTTTTTCTTTCAATAAATATACAATAAACCATCAGCCATAAATCGCAAAAAATCTAAATTAGGGACATGACCACGACCAACCGCGCAAAAAAGACGATGAAAACCGCTATTAAGTTGGTGGTTACCGCCCTTGGTCTCGGCTACATCTTCTACAAGGTTCCTCTAGGAGACGCTCTTTCACACTGGACCGCTGCGGCCCTTCCCTGGCTTTTGCTGATTTTCGCCCTTACCGTGGCACTGATGGCAATTCAGGCAAACCGCTGGCGGGGCCTGCTCCTAGACGAAGGCAAGAAGATTTCCTTCAAGACATTCTACAGCTACATCGCCCTCGGCTATTTCTTCAACAACCTGCTGCCCAGCGGATTCGGCGGCGATGCAGTAAAGACCATCGCCTTCGGCAAGCGTTACGGAAATACGGCGAACTCTGTGGCGGCCATTGTCATTTCTCGCGTCATGGGGCTGTTGGCCATGTTCCTCAGCTTCTTTGTGGCACTTCCCTTTGTGGCAGCAAAGTACGACATTCCCGCCGCATACACTGCAACCGTCAGCGTTGTCGCCCTGATTGCAGTTTTGGTCATTTTCGCAGGACTGTTTTCGGACAAAATCAAGCTTCCGGCAAAACTTTCAGCCAAGGTTCCATTCCTGGTAAAGTTGCAAGACGCCTTCTCTATTTACCGTAGCCACAAGAAGGCTTTCCTCCTTTCCGGCTTAGACTCCATCTGGCTTCAAGTCGTAACTATCGTCATTCATTGGGCGTACCTCAAGGCCATGGGCGTGGATGTAGACATAGCTGTCATTACCGTATTTACGACAATCATGGTTACGTTTACGATGCTCCCCATTTCCATCAATGGAGTTGGCATCCGCGAAAATGTGCAGGTTAGTTTGTACACAGGGCTCTTGGGAATTCCTGCCGACGTTGTGCTTGCGTCCACCCTGTTCAGCTACCTGCCACTGCTATTCCAGGCTGCACAAGGAGCCGTGGCATTCGCACTGCTCAAGGGCAAGAAAGAATCCGTATAATCCCTACACCAATCAGTGGTTTTATCATAAAAAAAACATCCCGCAATCGCGAGATGTTTTTAGTTTCTTGAGAACTTTCGAGAACCAGATTAGTTCCAGTTTTCGGCCTTCAGGTCACGGCCCCAAATTTCATCGAAAACTTCCTTAACAGTCTTGCCACCGAAAAGAAGGTCGTAGACAGCATTGACGATAGGCATTTCAACGCCAAGCTTGTCGGCCAGAGCCTTGGTGCTACGGCAGGTAGGAACGCCTTCAGCAATCATCTTCATGCCGCCGAGAACCTGTTCAATGGTTTCACCCTTACCGATGTGTTCACCCACATAGCGGTTGCGGCTGTGCTGAGAAAGGCAAGTCACAATCAAGTCACCCATACCGGCAAGGCCAGCGAAGGTTTCAGGATTTGCACCCATGGCGCGACCCAGGCGGCACATTTCTGCCTGACCGCGGGTAAGAAGAGCAGCGCGGGTATTGTCGCCAGCGCCAACACCATAGAGTACGCCAGAAGCAATGGCAATCACGTTCTTCACGGATCCGCAAAGTTCCACACCCACGATATCGGTGGAAGTGTAAACGCGGAGGTAGGAGCAGCTCATTGCCTGCTGGACAAGCTTTGCAGAATCTTCGTTAGTGGAAGCGGCAACGATTGCAGTCAGCACATGGCGGCTAACTTCTTCGGCATGAGACGGACCACTGAAAGCAACCATCTTGTCGTCGGTGAGCCAAGGAACCTTTTCAAGGAGAACTTCGCTCATAAGCTGGTTGGTGCCTTCGAGAATACCCTTGGTAGCGCAAACCACCACAGGCTCCTTACCCTTTTCCGGAGTCCACTTACCAAGATTTTCAGCGACGCCACCCATGAACTGGGACGGCACCACGATCATGACCATTTCTGCGCCTTCGAGAGCTGCATTCATGTCGGTGGTATACTTGAAATCTGCCGGAAAAATCACACCAGGAAGCTTATCCTTGTACTGATGCTCCGTAGAGAGCAGATCCACTTCTGCCTGAGAATTTGTCCAGAATGTAATGTCGTTCTTATTTTCGTAAATCACCTGGCCAAGGGTAAGACCCCAGCCACCTGTACCCAAAACTGTAACCTTCATAATGAAACCTCTTTTTTAAACTTATTAAATAATGAAAGATGAAAAATTAATAATGATTTTCAACGTGACTTTGCCACCCGTTTAATGACTCGCCAAAGGCGCATTTATCTCATTCTTCACACTTCATTTTTCATTCTTCATTTCTTTCTTTTGCTACCAAAGCCATTTTCTGTGCCGTTCATCAAGCGCTTGATATTCGCCCTATGCTTGAAGATGATAAATGCACCTGTTACAACGCATGTAATCAACAACGGCAAGGTAATGTTATCGTACACCGGATAGGGCAAACCGCAGTATTTCATGATAGGCAAAGCGGCAAGCACAACGCAAGCTGCAATGCTTCCAACGGACACATACTTTGTTGCAACAGTGAAAATGATCCAAACGCCAAAAGCGCTGAGAGCTGTTACAGGGCAAAGACAAAGGAATACGCCAAGGGCAGCGAGAACGCCTTTACCACCGCGGAAACCAGCAAAGCAAGTGTAGCTGTGACCGAGAATCACTAGAATACCAGCCAGGAGCGGCAACCAATTGGTATAATCAGCGCCACCTGCAGCAATCTGAGCTTCGCACATCTTAAGGGCGATGAACGGACCAAAGAAGCCCTTCAATAAATCCATAAAGACTACGGGAAGCGCAGGCTTCCAGCCCAAGACACGGAATGTATTAGTCAAACCTGCGTTCTTGGAGCCGTAGTCGCGAATATCAAAGTTTTTTCCTTTCGCGAGTTTTGCGATCCAGATTGCGCTGGGGATCGCCCCCAACACGTACGCTATTGGAAGACTCAGTAAACTGTTCAAGTTCTTCATCCTTTCTAAGGGTTAACTTCATATCGAAATTCAGGCGAAGGGGAGCACCCTGCAACTGGAATTCCTCGTAGAATTTTTTCAAGAGATAGCGCTTGTAAGATTCAGCCACCAGATCCGGTGTACGGGTTTCGATGGCGATTACAGGCGGTTCCACCATAATCTGGCAGGCGCGGGTCAGCTGCACGGTACGAGAATTCTGGCTAGGCACCGGATTCTCTTCGATGAAGCGGGCAAAAGCCTGGGCAACATTGTCACGGCCAAGCACACGGCGGCAGTTGGCATATACAGTTTGAATTGCCTGGACCACACGGCCCACACGCTGACCTTCCTTTGCACTGATGGAAAGAATAGGAACGTATTCCAGCATGGGTTCGCGTTCCAGCATTTCCTTAACCATGTGGTCAAAGGACTTGTCATTCTTGTTGGGGAGAATATCCCACTTGTTCAATACCAGCACAAGGCCCTTACCGGCCTTGCGGATATCGGTGATAATGCGGAAGTCCTGGACTTCGAGACCGCGGGTGCAGTCTACCATGAGCACAGACACGTCGGAACGACGGATACTTTCCAGGGTGCGCATGTTGCTGAAGATTTCAACTTCGTCTTCGACCTTGGCTTTCTTGCGAAGGCCTGCAGTGTCAGTCACCACGAACTTCTTTCCATCTACAATAAAGTCGCAGTCGATGGAATCGCGGGTGGTACCCGGGATGTCGCTGACCACGGCGCGGTCTTCGTTCAGCAGGCGATTGAGCAAGGTACTCTTACCGGCGTTAGGACGACCGAGGATGGCAAATTTGATGGGGCGTTCTTCCTTACGTTCGCCACGGACCGGCGTGGGAAGAACCGTAATAACTTCTTCTAGCAGGCTAAGGCAGGCATAACCAGTCAAAGCACTGATGGTACGGGGCTGGCCGAAACCCAACTTCAGGAATTCATAACTTTCCTGACGGTCCTGACCGTTTTCGCTCTTGTTTGCCACAAGAATCACCTTCTTGTCCAGCTTGCGGACAAGGCGGGCAAACTGCTGATCCAGCTTGGTAATGCCCACACGGACATCCACCATAAAGAGGACTAAGTCAGATTCCTGTACAGCGTTAAAAATCTGGGTGCGAACACTATCGGCCAGCACGTCGATGGAATCATCCGGCAAAAATCCACCGGTATCTACCACCGTAAATTCATGACCCTTGAAACTCGCAGTCTGGTAATGACGGTCACGGGTAACGCCATCGCGGTCACTGACCACGGCAGCACGGCGACCGAGGATGCGGTTAAAAAGGGAGGACTTTCCTACGTTAGGACGTCCGATAATACATACAATAGGTAATTTCATTATGGTGCGAAATATAGAAATCGCCGATATTATTCACACATTTCGCCACTTCAACACAGGCGTTTTTCTGTTGAAAACGCAACTCTTCCTTCAAAATGTCATATTTTGTCACTAGCAAAATCTATTTTTAGGCTATGACAAGGAGAAGACCATGTTATCCGCATTTCTTATAGTTCTTGGGATTCTGACATTGTTTGGTGCCGGCGATGCAGGCGACGCTTGTCTCATCACTTTGTTGTTGAAGGTTCTTCCCGGCCTGATGATCATTGCCGGAATCCTAATGTTAGTGACTTGTAGCCATTTTTAATTGACGGCGTCGTGTTCGATGCTTTCTACGACGGCAATGTCTGCCGGGAGCCATTCTACAGAACGAAGTTCTGAAACCTTAAGCCAACGGGCAGATTCGTGTTCCAACAAAGTCAATTCACCATTTACGATATTGCAGTAGAAGCAGTGCATGGTAATGTGGCGGCCAGGGTAATCGTGTTCAACAGTAGTGATAAACTCCCCCACTTCCACATCAATGGCCAGTTCTTCCTTGAGTTCCCGGGCTAGAGCCTGCTCCGGAGTTTCACCAGGTTCGGTTTTTCCACCGGGGAATTCCCAGCCTCCCTTAAAATCACCATACCCACGCTGGGTTGCCAGAAACTCAGTTATACCTTGGGCATTCTTACGGCAAATTACACCAGCAACCACTTCAATCTTTTTCATGTAGCCATATGTAGTAAAATTCGTTTTTTTCGATTGTGAAACTTTGAAAAAGCAATGTCTTCAATAGTTTACTTGACTCGAGTATTTTTATAAGATATATTATGTTATAGGCAATTTTGCCTTGGATGTGATGGGATTATGAAAAAGACACTTTCTCTTTTAAGTGCCGCTTTGGTGGCTACTTCTTTCGCTGCGGATCGCGGCATTGCGCTAAACAAGACTATCGAAACTTTGGAGCCCATGAAGGGCATCGTGTTCTGGCCTGATCAGGCCAAGAGCAGCAAGGATTATTTGGGAGCCATTTCCCTGGAATTTTCCTACTGCCTCCCCTGCGCCGTTGTGACCGGCAAGACTGGAGATAAGCTGAATTACGACTGGAGTTCCTTTGAAAAGATGCTGAACGATGTGGCCAGCCGCGGGCACCAGGCCATCGTGCGATTCCGTATCGAGTATCCCAGCGAAACCATTAGAAACACATCGGGCTGCACCCAGAATGTGAAAGGCGCCACCGCCGTTCCCCTGTACATCAAGAACATGGCGGGCTACACCGAGACTTACTCCGAAGACCCGGGTGGCGACGGCCCCACTTTTTACGCCGACTGGAGCAGTACAGAGCTGATGTGGTTCTACAAGCAGTTCTATACGGACTTTGCAGCCGCCTACGACAAGGACCCGCGAATCGCGTTTGTGCAAGTGGGCTTTGGACATTGGGGCGAGTACCACATTTACGGCACCACGAAAAAGTTTGGCGTCAACTTTGCCACCAAGGATTACCAAGCAGAATTCCTGAAGCACGTGGCCGCTCAATTTACAGAAACGCCCTGGAGCGTTTCCATTGACGCTGCGGACAACAGCTACTCTCCCGTTATCGACGACAAGAGTTTGCTGGCGCTGAACTTCGGCCTATTCGACGATTCCTTTATGCACGCGGAGCACGACATTTCGCAGGGCTACGGCGACAACGAAAGGAACTGGCGAGACATGGGTCTAGACCGCTGGAAAACAGCACCCGGCGGTGGCGAAGTTAGCTACTACACACCCAAGGACCAGCAGGAATTCTTGAATCCCGATGGTCTTTACGGAATCACCTGGGAACAGGCCGCCAGCAAGTACCACATGACTTATGTTATCGGTAATAACTCCCCCGACGGCAAGTACGCTACTAAGGAACGCCTCTACGAAGCCAGTTCCTTCGCAGGCTACAAGTTCGAAATTACCGCCTTCACGGCCAACGAAAATTCTGCATCGGTAACGGTAAAGAACATCGGTATCGCCCCGCTGTACCACAACGCCTACGTTACCATCAAAGGCAAGCGCAGCGAAACATCTCTGAAGGGTTTGATTCCCGGCGAAGAAATCGTCTGCAAGATTGACGGTTTGAACATCGCAGCTGACGAAAGTCCCGAACCAACCATTACCAGCGACAAACTGCTGGAAGGCAAGACCATTCCGTATCAAGCAAAGCTTGAGGCAAGCGAGGCTCCTTTGAAAATCGGTACTGCACAACAGGTCATTCCGACAAATACCGCCAAATCCCTAGTTGACATCAAAGGCCGCACACGTAACAAATCAAGAGACCTGCCTAAAGGGCATTACATCTTGAAATTTTAACAACACCGCAGCCTTTAATGCAATCCACGAAGGTTTATATCTACATTAAAAACAGATTCAATCACCTTAACCACAATCAACAATACAACTGCTAGGACTGATCCTAAGAGAATCAACCATTTAAAGTTCTCTCGAGATTCTTTTTGCAACCGCTGGATTGTTTCGTGGGTTTTGCCCTGTTCAATATTGTATTTGGAATCGTAAACCGGCCTGATATACCTGCCGCTGGAAGTATACCCAATAATTTCTACATCCTTATGTTTCTCGTAGGTTTCGTCAACTGTTTTCTTGACTTCTTCAAGATCCTCGGCAGTCAATCCACCTTTCCGATAGATTTTTTCTTCCGAAGGTAATTCTGGCAATGGCATTGTCGACAACAGTCCTGCCCACAACAGTCTATCCGATGTTTCCAGTTCACCAATCCGTTTATTTACAATATCAATTCTTTCTGAAGTCTTGTCTTTTTTAACGATATCCAGAACTTCGTACAACTCATCTAGCGGGAGCTTGCGAATCTGGTTCTCGTAATCTTGAAGGTATTTGGGATCTTTCAAATTGACTTTGTCGAACATTGAATAAAATTCTAACAAATTCGGGCATTTTTGTCAATTGTCAGAATTTGGCATTCCGTCTTATTTATATTTCTGCACAGCGAAAAAAATTCGGGAACCAGTCGATCTCCGTTTCTTAGATGAATACCGTCGCTTTTTACGCATGTAGCGACAGGAGGAAAAAATGAGTACACAAGTAATGTACTTGACATTTTGTATCCGATTAGATACATTTAGGAGGTTAAGATGTTTTCAATAGAGAAAACTGAA contains:
- the dnaE gene encoding DNA polymerase III subunit alpha — encoded protein: MAFVHLQTHSEFSVLQASARLDDILAAAAENECPAIALTDHGAMFGILEFQTRCQGLNKKRKEKGLPPIKSVYGCHIYVDTSSASNKDPMTFERLTLLVENEKGYYNLLRIVSYRYEDGDRWAEIPSVPLERVAEFKEGIIAIAGDFFSKYGQSVAAGRNSVAREYIEQLDKIFDHDHLYFSVCDNGFPPQKLVNQFTVQLANELGREIVATADVHYIKKSDAQSHKILRCIAIKETLNNFTDKRFPTDQFYFRTEAEMRELFGHIPGAIENTVKIAERCSYTVKTGIGDEFWPRFKIPDEFLAGEEYQSIKAIMKAEYEAEYPVVRERELPGVIKDKKKKVQEQYCAEKAIEPDALTDDDKKEIDRLSQPEFFTEDDQKAWNKAVHRWCKPGSDSDIYIIHLCNDFLKWRFPEENFKFPEHETDVGKRMYKELNCIRNMNVAGYLLIVWDFINWARNNGIPVGPGRGSAAGSLVTYIIGITDIDPLKFDLLFERFLNPERVSMPDIDTDFADRDRGRVIDYVTQKYGKECVGQIITYGMLKSKAVITDVARVLGLPPQEAKMITKLFPQRTLNFSLKQAWTGKDKKGNNLEDGYSPEPLQAMIASRASYQNLWDVALTLEDLPRQTGVHACGVVITPTPIYNLAPLYRAAPEDTPVVMYDKHYAEDIGLLKMDFLGLINLSIIQDTVNMVKKNRGIEVDMSHIPLDDKETFGLLSKGMTTTVFQFESPGMQKYLRDLKPNRIGDLIAMNALYRPGPIDQIPHFIARKQGKEEIDCYHPDLEEVLGETYGVIVYQEQVMKLAQILGGYSLGGADNIRRIMAKKMPEKMEKLTPEFFAKCEARGYDHAVIQKVWDAVLPFCGYAFNKSHAAAYAYVAYQTAYLKTHYGPEYMAASMTSKMGKTEDIVTIILECKRLDIEVVSPNINASYGEFVANEKGQILFGMAGIRNVGLAAVEDIVAERERRGRYTDIFSFCKRVAEYQSEQKEKRPPMNKRLLESLIMAGAMDEFPGSRAVLMATVDRAMEVAARCQEDRDRGQISLFDMGGDAPSMDSSAEVLEEAEEWTAMEMLNKERDILGLFLSGHPLDEFRPELQGFTKCTLAEEELERKMGSSLIVGGVVTSLKSFETKRGETLGVGVIQDFHGEIEIFFKKDEWEKFRDSVALDDRVLVKGELGRSRGTDKPQITVEDVVQLDRVRASMVKYVHATISSSSLNDQFLEKLNDIMDQFAPFSEEEHSCELVVHVETQSGYVHVLNLRSKKVVYEPQLLQTLRKDLGIMKMWVSSLAKR
- a CDS encoding glycosyltransferase family 2 protein codes for the protein MNVDVGIINYNGGEELTACVRSLLMQTTAVRVFVLDNASKDDSIEILKKSGLQCKVVKSDKNLGYAGACNKLMENMDADIQVLCNMDLEFHPSWAENLLACFARHPDAGSVASLVMEKSGVVNAVGVLLGKDLFAKNEASGQDISEADAREKDVFGCYGAVMSFRKEAAAAAGKMDASFFLFFEETEWYFRHNLAGYKTVFCPEAKVFHERSMTTVRYSPLKLFYSERNRLRGAIRLLPMTEVFKLPFRAFVRYLAMAKGVPGQSGDGKKLSKVAICQALAKAWMQAIFMLPRELKIRKQYRKKFGNVNAKVCKLLTDYALKE
- a CDS encoding LamG domain-containing protein; the protein is MNKIAKLSASLLGAAALAAVFGCSDSSSTSADEKNLSEVQNPSEIDGDLTDDAEVVLPGAAPVQVNAKQARSRLSLYTRDVEHAWAIDSTKGDTLSVAVDESFIENSFAVEADVVVESSSGYITLASAGVDGNQDAWALRVENGKPFFAWRDASTAGDWYKLETDEVLKLNELVTVRAERVDSLTVLYIDGQIVAAVISSSEIKSLEGSFTIGFDPTAVTENTPGRVMFVRFEKVREVEIVETPSEIEEELPPLVQAPITEEGSAEEPAVTTWIATWEFNDATSVGKDFTGNDHTALAGTGSVTVSDDVAHFDGKSGLTVKLSDDLKINSFVIEARVKPTKFATMQNIIVAEPPGRGVDGWMLRVDEGTLRVHMRDAATNGDDWKIFSGKDLILNEWNEIRFERLGDSLKLFQNGELTVASVYKGDVTQMRYDWGIGYDAMQQAYNTRYFDGDIDYIRFGTTDKLSGGSVAETSPYVLLADWEYNDPAFPGLDKMGNNSFKYLSASDIEDGSFALNGSNGMPVYLTSTFKRNEFVVDARVKPTAYGTIQNIIVAEPPGRFGDGWMVRVDDGVLRVHLRDEDFHGTQWQVFAGEALSLNEWTEIRVIRSKGKIQVYQNGKQTVDASCGGDVGQLGYGLGIGYDAMNQAYHDRNFVGYIDYIRYYGIRK
- a CDS encoding flippase-like domain-containing protein; translated protein: MKTAIKLVVTALGLGYIFYKVPLGDALSHWTAAALPWLLLIFALTVALMAIQANRWRGLLLDEGKKISFKTFYSYIALGYFFNNLLPSGFGGDAVKTIAFGKRYGNTANSVAAIVISRVMGLLAMFLSFFVALPFVAAKYDIPAAYTATVSVVALIAVLVIFAGLFSDKIKLPAKLSAKVPFLVKLQDAFSIYRSHKKAFLLSGLDSIWLQVVTIVIHWAYLKAMGVDVDIAVITVFTTIMVTFTMLPISINGVGIRENVQVSLYTGLLGIPADVVLASTLFSYLPLLFQAAQGAVAFALLKGKKESV